CGCGGCCGGCCGGCTCCAGCCTCGTCATCAACGATGACGGTACGTTCCTGGGCTCCGTCTCCGGCGGCTGCGTCGAGGGCGCCGTCGTCACCGAGGCGCTGGACGTGATCGCCAGCGGCAAGCCAAAAATGCTCGAATTCGGCGTCGCCGACGAGACCGCCTGGAACGTCGGCCTGTCCTGCGGCGGCACCATCCGCGTCTTCGTCGAAAAGGTAGGCCAATCGTGAAGCTCGAAACCCTGACGCAGGTCAACGTCGAGCGCGCCGCGCGCCGCCCGGTCATCGTGATCACCGATACCGCCAATGGCGAGCAGCGGCTGGTGAAGGCGAAGGATATCGCTACCGATCCATTGAGCGCTGAACTTTCCAGGCAGCTCCGCATGGGCAAGAGCGGCATGGTCGAGAGCGGCGGCAAAAAGCTGTTCCTCAATGTCTACGCGCCGACCGCACGGCTCGTCATCGTCGGCGCGGTCCATATCAGCCAGGCCCTGGCGCCGCTGGCGCGCTCGCTCGACTATGACGTGACGGTGGTCGATCCGCGCACCGCCTTTGCGAGCCCCGAGCGCTTTCCCGACGTGCCGCTGATCGCCGAATGGCCCGATGTGGCGCTGCCGCCACTCAATATCGACCACTACACCGCGTTCGTCGCGGTGACCCATGATCCCAAGATCGACGATCCAGCGCTGCTGCACGCCTTCGAACGCGACTGTTTCTATATCGGCGCGCTC
This portion of the Bradyrhizobium sp. AZCC 2262 genome encodes:
- a CDS encoding XdhC family protein — protein: MLNRDEDILQAAENWQKAGHGVALATVVETWGSAPRPAGSSLVINDDGTFLGSVSGGCVEGAVVTEALDVIASGKPKMLEFGVADETAWNVGLSCGGTIRVFVEKVGQS
- a CDS encoding XdhC family protein, whose product is MKLETLTQVNVERAARRPVIVITDTANGEQRLVKAKDIATDPLSAELSRQLRMGKSGMVESGGKKLFLNVYAPTARLVIVGAVHISQALAPLARSLDYDVTVVDPRTAFASPERFPDVPLIAEWPDVALPPLNIDHYTAFVAVTHDPKIDDPALLHAFERDCFYIGALGSRKTHAKRAERLKAQGADDADIARIHAPIGLSIGAVSPSEIAVSIMAEITAELRLPKETAKVQAA